GCTGTGTCCTCCATGGGGAGTTCCATTACTGAGCAATTGATATTTGGCTGTGGAGCTGAACTAGCTGTCAAGGCTGCCTTGACACTCAGCATGGAGGGAGGAAGTGGTGCTGGCCTCTGCAAAAGGAGACATCCATAGGCCAGATGAAATCTCTTCTAGAGGGCTTTTTGACTGAAGTCAAACCAGAAAGGGCCTGGATGATCATCTCAAACATTCATGTCTGTATTATGTACTTGAGATGAATCACACACCATGTGCATGGGAAAGTGGTAGTGGTTTCACAGGTGGCTGTGAAACACCTATGGATAGGGgatcagcagagctgccagggagagtctcctctccctgcatgtgcagaggaatctGTGCAGTTATGTTTCAGAGAGGAATTCCTTTGTTCTTCCAACAAAACCTTTCAGAAGTAGTGTGTTTGTTACTTTCTTGTTGTGGCTCTTGCACAGTGACTTGACATTCTTGAAACAGACCATAACCTGATCTGATCTGGCAACTGCAATATTACCAAATAGTTCTACTTTAACATACTCTCAAAAACACTTAAGAGAAACAACAGAGTCAGATTTATCTTTTTCACCCTGCTGTCAGGTGACATATTCACAAGATGCATCAAGATTTCTATTTAGAGGAGCAAAAAGCTGACTCTGGCCCTCTTGCAGCAAGAAAAAATTAGACTGTATATCATTGTTCTAGCTTGGCAGACAGACAGTCCAAGAATAAGAGAATTTGAAATTCCTGCTGAATGATGAAGTaactttgctttttattttggaATAATAAAATTTGTCTTAACTAATTGTTTTGGGCATCAGGGGGCATGTGTCTGggcaaagagagaaaggaaaaaggcttCTGGGTAAAAAAGTAAAGAGCATTTTATTTGCACAGTGTGAGGGATGTGATATTTCCAACAAGTCATCTTTCCACTTTCCTGGGAggaaagaaagcaggaaaagaagGTCTGATGGTGTGTAGCAGAAAACGAAACGCTGGGATGGTGCAGGTTTAAAAGGAGGGAGGAGCAACTTGGTGATCTCGCTTCGGTTTAAGGGGTGCTTTGTACTGTGCTAATACATGTGCTTTTTTGTTATGTCTTTGGGCAATAGGTCAGTCCATAGTGGGATGTAAAGCCATCCTTGTTGGTGAGCAAGTCTTTGTGGTGGTGGCACAGCTCTTTGGTGGCTCACACATTTACAAGTATGATGAAAGCTGGACAAAGTTTGTCAAATTCCAGGATATCGAAGTATCTCGCATCTCCAAGCCAAACGATATAGAGCTCTTTGAGATAGACAGTGAGATGTTCTTTGTCATAGCAGATAGCTCAAAAGCAGGCTTGTCAACAGTGTACAAGTGGAACAACAAAGGATTTTACTCCTACCAGTCCCTTCATGAGTGGTTCAGGGACACAGATGCTGAGTTTCTCGATATAGATGGGAAATCTCATCTCATCCTCTCTAGCCGTTCCCAAGTTCCCATCATACTCCAGTGGAACAAAGCTTCCAAAAAGTTTGTCCCCCACAGCGAAATCCCCAACATGGAAGATGTCCTGGCTGTGAAGAGTTTCAGGATGCAAGATAACCTGTACCTGACCCTCACGAGATTCATCGGAGACTCCAGAGTTATGAAGTGGAACAGCAAACAATTTGTGGAGATCCAGGCTCTTCCATCCCGAGGAGCCATGACACTGCAGCCTTTCTCCTTCAAGAACAACTACTACCTAGCCCTGGGGAGTGACTACACATTCTCCCAGATTTACCAGTGGGATGATGAGAAGAAGATCTTCAGACTATTTAAAGAAATCTATGTCCAAGCCCCACGATCATTCACAGCTGTGTCGACCGACCGAAGAGATTTTTTCTTCGCCTCTAGTTTTAAAGGAAACACTCAAATATTTGAACATATCATCATTGACTTGAGCCTATGAGCAGCTGCCGGAGGGAAATTCACCTAGAGTGACATTTATACAGGAGCAAAACAACAAAGAGACCTTTCCAAAGACAGGGTTGCACCTATGGAGTATGCTGACATTTTCTGAACTTCTCCAACTTGCATATTAATCAGGGATTGCATTTATTTGGTTGCTGCATGACATGTCTCTTTTATCCTTTGTTCAAGGacgctgtgcaggctgcagtcgTTCAGAGGAGAGTGCAGTTCAATGGGATTAATGTTGACACCTGAGAGAATGACCTCAATtttacccaaaaaaaaccaccttgaGTTGAGCATCTCATAAAGAAAGTGAAGAGTAAGCTATACAAAGAGAAACACTCTCAAGTCGTTAATGTGTTAGCAGTGACTTTAAGACTAAAGCCAGTTCTCCATGGCAGCTGATGAATTGCAAAAGCAAACAGTGATGTTCCAGAAGAGACATTATTTTGGTTTCTTGAGGTCTGTCTTCAGGAGCTTTGTGGTTTGTAGTCTGAGGCATCGTTTTAACTCATTGTAGATTAAAGGGAAAGTAAAAATCTATTGACATTTTCCTTCCATTATTCATTATTTCAGCAACAAATTGTGCACAGCAGTTTGTAGCCCAGCCCCTGGTCTCTGGGTAGCCAGGAGAAGGtgcttaagaccaggctggacgagCCTCTGGCCAGccagatctagtgtgaggtgtccctgccatggcaggggggttggaactagatgatccttgtggtcccttccaaccctaactgattctatgattctattctgtctCTCATTCCAGAAAGCACAGCTGAAGCTTAACCTGAAACACACATCTGCAGTGATGTACTTTCTGCTGTAGCTTATGCAATGAGATGATTTATttcccccccagcacagctcacaagCAATAAATTCAGGTTTGGGTCATCACAAGCAGTATTTGGGGAACTCTCTTTCTGCCTGAGGTCTAAAGATGAATTTGGTATCACTGAGTCTTTGGAAACTGTGGCAGCTGAAGCTGTTTCAGGCTAGACCTAACCCTGCCTCCAAGAAGGGTTTCCTCATGGTGGCTCCCAGCTTTTGCCAGGCTGCCAGTCCACCAAAGATTGAACAGGAGGATGTGAACAGACCATGCCACATTGGTGTTTTGACTGGCTACAGACTAAGGCATTCAGTCACCCTAAATAGGGCAGCTACAGCACACAGAGCCTTTATCAGCATAACAGCAAAGAATGTTTTCCTGGAAAGGCTTCCCCAACAAAACTATGTCTGAGAGCCTGTGTTTGTTCACTTATACATTACATTTCTTCAGGTTTTCATACCATGTAGCACTTCAGGTGGTttttgctgctgccctgctgccttaGGTAATAGGGAGGCTATGCACAAAGCAGGCGGAGCTAAGGAAAATGTCCTTATTCCTTCATACTCAGGATTATTTCACTGTCTCTGTGCTGAGTGAGCCTCATATTTTTGACCTGGATGTGTGAAGTGTGGCCTGCTGTCATAAATAGAGAGGATCTCATAGGCTTTCCAACGTCCAAGATGTGAACAGTGCTGCAGATAAGGATTATCCACAAAGACTCCCATGAAGAGTCAGAAGCTACCAGTGACCTGGCATATCACAGCCTTCCCCAACTTTTACCTCACTGCTATGAAATGAAATTATTACTTACTAGCCTTTCAGAAACAGAACTTGTTTTATTCTGGTTTTAAGTTATAGGTTATTTTTTGCCCTGTAGAGATGCTTATCCTGGCATTAATTACTTCATCACCCTATCCTATCCATCTGTCCAAAGTACTGCATGCTTATgtggcttagtggtggacttggtagagaagggttaatggttggactcgatgatcttgaaggtcttttccaacctagatgATCTGATGATTCTATGTAGCCCTCTGAATCCTAGTGTGGTGTCAATCCTGGTGGTTCCCTCAGACCAGTAGATGCAGAACAACCTTCTGTAGCAGGTTCTAGCAACACCTCTCCTGGAATTTAGCCAACAAATCCAAGGAAGCAAAGAGATCATTCATATGTCTGCCAGTGAATGCAATTTGTTTCCATGTTCCCAGTTTACTTTTTGAAGTGGCTATGGCTGGCAAGTGCCATGTCCTTACCCTGTGCTGTGGGAAGGCATTTTTGTTGCTCTTCTGTTTAAACAGAGGCAGATACTCTATGAGGAGGGGCATTTCTGCAGGTGCCAGCACTTTCTTATAGGGCTCACTGTGAGTACTGTTCACTCAGCAAAGGGCATCAAGCAGAGCTAGAAGCTAGTTTAGAGAAATTGGATcttggctcttttttttttttgttttacttgAAGGGAAGCAAGAGGGTGGCAGGGAAGGGCTTGTGTATCAAATAGCAGGAGATTGTATGTTTCAAGAGCCAAGGGGAGTTTGAGTCTTGGCTATCAAGCTGAATTAAATTGAAATGGTCTCTGCAGAGACAGGCTTAATAAAGAGGGTAAAGTGATCCACAGGAGTCCAGCTCATTCTGATAGGACCAGAAGAAGACAGTGAGGGAAATGAAttcagcaggcaggctgccacTTCTGCTGTGTACCTGCACTGGTTGATCAGGAAGCCCAGCTCGGCATTCCTCTCAACttcaggagcagcctggagtCAGACACTGACTCATCTGTCCTGCTGAGTTAGTGGACAGGAGGTCAAAGCAGCTAAGAGGGAGGGCAAAACCAGCAGCTGATGAAGAAGAGGCTATGGTACATTTCACAGGGTTGAACAAACACAGAATCTTCAAGAGAGCCTtgttctgctcctcctgctctgaagggaatgctgcaggctgcagttgtGTCAAAAATACTTTCTGCCATTGCAAAGGCAGAGTTTTGTCTCCACAGCCTATGTTCTGTAACAGAAATTGTTCAGAACAGTAGCTGAACTATGCATTTATTGAGAACCCTCATTTATTGCAACCGTTAGGACAGTGAGAAAGGCTAGGAGAACATGCCAGCTGGTATTTGAAGTACACACAACTACGTAAAGAACAATCGTCTCTGTAAGAAGGGACTGGCTACCATGTGctagctgcagcaggagcatttTAAGGCTGCATGTACATTGAGCTTTTTTTAGTATGCAGGAGCTGATGCACCCTGTGCTATGTGTGTATGTACTCTCCCAACGAATAAAATATAGTTAATGAGACTAATGACGGTGTGATATCTGTGTGAAAATACCCACGCTGGGCAAAGCCACGCTGCCGGGGGGACGGACAGGGTGGGTGAACGAGTCTTTGGCCGTTTATGATTGGCTTTGGCTTCTGAAACCATGGAGGATGCTGTGGTGAGCTTAAACTCAGTCTCTGTGCCCGAGGAGCTCGGAGGTAGTGAGCTTAAACTCAGTCTCTGTGCCCGAGGTGCTCGGAGGTGGTGAGCTTAAACTCAGTCTCTGTGCCCGAGGTGCTCGGAGGTGGTGAGCTTAAACTCAGTCTCTGTGCCCGAGGTGCTCGGAGGTGGTGAGCTTAAACTCAGTCTCTGTGCCCGAGGTGCTCGGAGGTGGTGAGCTTAAACTCAGTCTCTGTGCCCGAGGTGCTCGGAGGTGGTGAGCTTAAACTCAGTCTCTGTGCCCGAGGTGCTCGGAGGTGGTGAGCTTAAACTCAGTCTCTGTGCCCGAGGTGCTCGGAGGTTTCGCTGCCTTCACTCTTTCCTCACACTCCCTCTAGCGTCAACAAGGGcgcactgcagctcagctccagcttcGCGCCCTGCTGAACTCGGTCCcgtcctctcctttctttcttctcggtcctgtcctctcctttctttcttccttaccACAAACCAAATAGGTTTAGCTTTTCAAAACCATTTCCAAAAGATCTGCAAGATCCCTAGGCTAGTTTCCTACACGCAGAGTGGATAGGAGCCAGCCGCAGACTTTCAGACCTCTGCTGTGGGTCTCTTAGGATTTCTTGAATTTTACTGACTTGTTCAGTACCTGaatggggctacaagaaagctggggagggactttttagggtgttgggtagcgataggactagggagaatggatgcAATCT
This is a stretch of genomic DNA from Pogoniulus pusillus isolate bPogPus1 chromosome 11, bPogPus1.pri, whole genome shotgun sequence. It encodes these proteins:
- the LGI2 gene encoding leucine-rich repeat LGI family member 2 encodes the protein MAVPLRLGALRTASAVLLLLLLPPPAAPRRPPRCGPPCSCWRESALCVGAAGAPRSLPAGLGSLSLVNGTFSEVKDRMFSHLPSLQLLLLNSNSFTVIRDDAFAGLFHLEYLFIEGNKIETISRNAFRGLRDLTHLSLANNHLKALPRDVFSDLDSLIELDLRGNKFECDCKAKWLFLWLKMTNSTVSDVLCIGPAEYQDKKLNDVTSFDYECTTTDFVVHQILPYQSVSVDTFNSKNDVFVAIAQPSMENCMVLEWDHIEMNFRSYDNITGQSIVGCKAILVGEQVFVVVAQLFGGSHIYKYDESWTKFVKFQDIEVSRISKPNDIELFEIDSEMFFVIADSSKAGLSTVYKWNNKGFYSYQSLHEWFRDTDAEFLDIDGKSHLILSSRSQVPIILQWNKASKKFVPHSEIPNMEDVLAVKSFRMQDNLYLTLTRFIGDSRVMKWNSKQFVEIQALPSRGAMTLQPFSFKNNYYLALGSDYTFSQIYQWDDEKKIFRLFKEIYVQAPRSFTAVSTDRRDFFFASSFKGNTQIFEHIIIDLSL